CTGGCGCGAAACCTGTCTGGCGATCGAGTCCCTTGGAGTTGAGCAACTAGTCGAAGTGGGTCCCGGTAAAGTCCTGACCGGCTTGATGAAACGCACCTGTCCTGCGATCGGATTGCGCAATGTTGGAACGGCAGCAGACCTCGCGGTCTAGTCTCCTAGTTCGCCGCGATCGCGAACCCCCCAGCTCGCTATTGCTCTACCACCTGCTGAAATGGTCGGTGGTCAGCCCGCTGCTGCACCTCTACTTTCGGGGGCGGATCTACGGGGCGGAGAATGTGCCGCGATCGGGGCCGCTGATTGTCGTGAGCAATCATGCCAGCGACTTCGATCCGCCGATCGTCTCCAACTGCGTGCGGCGACCCGTCGCCTTCATGGCGAAAGAGGAGCTGTTTCGAGTCCCTGTTTTGGCGCAGGCAATCCGGCTCTACGGTGCTTATCCGGTGCGGCGCGGCAGTAGCGATCGCAAAGCCCTGAAAGCGGCGATCGCCGCCGTTGAGTCTGGTTGGGCTGCTGGAATCTTCCTCGACGGCACCCGCACACGCGATGGTCGCATTCACAACCCCAAACTGGGAGCTGCTTTGGTTGCTTGCAAAACCGGCGCTCCACTCTTGCCCGTCAGCCTGTGGGGAACGGAGCGCATCCTGCGGCGAGGCTCCTTCCTGCCGCGCTCAGTGCCGCTAACGATTCGGATTGGTGAACCGATCGCGCCCCCACAATCGAGCGATCGCGAAGAACTGGAGCGGGTGACGTTCACCTGTGCAGCGGCGATCAATGCCCTACACAGCTTGGGTCGCTAGCACTTGCTGCCAAGCCTTGCCTAACCACAGTTCCGCCTCAGGGCCGAGCAGTACCCAAATAATCGCTCGGCCACCATCGCGGACAGCCTTGCGCCAGGATTCCGAAGCACTATTGGAGGGAACGGCAACAGGTTCAACCGTGATGCCGCGACTGGCAAAGACAATGTTGGCAATGACCAAGGCACGCCGCATGTGATAGTCCGACGTCACGAGGTAGACGTGCTGGATGCCCTGCTGCTGGAAGCGATCGGCCAGGCTGGTGAAGTTGCTGAGGGTATCGGTGGCTTGGTAGTCCAGCCGCAGCCGCGACAGAGGTATGCCCGCTTGGCTAAACACCCATTCGGCATATTCGCGATTGGTACCTGAGGAAATCCAGACTGGCAGGTCGGGATAGTGCTGGGCAAAGGTTGCTGCAAATTCCTCGCGTCGGGAATCGCCACCCAAAACAAAGATGGCTTGGGGCGATCGCTGGGCAACCGCAACTCGGTTGAGCCCCCAGACCACACCCAGACCCAACAACAGGGTGATTGGCAACAGACGACGCATGACCTTGGCAGACGCAGAGCAGAAACGGCTGTACCTTAGCACTGCTGCGCTGCTTTCGACAGCCTAGCCCGCCGCTACCGAAACGGGATGCTGTCCGTAGTAGGGCAGTGCAGCAGACCAATCTGGGCGATTGCCCCGTTGCCACTGCCGTTCTGCGATCGCCAGCAGATCCGTCACGGTTGTTGCGATCGTCTCGTCTGCTCGGCAATCCGTAAGTTGCCAGTCCGCGAGTTTCTGAGCCCAGGACTCCGGCTCGTAGACCTGCTCAGTCTCCAGTGCGATGGGGATACCGTCCTGACAGTCATAGAGTGCGCCAATTAATTGACCACGCTGGGCATCCATCGACACTGCGATCGGTTGGGGCTGGCCCGTCTGTCGCCACTGAGCAGCAGCCAACCCCGCCAACGTAGAAAGGCCAAACAGCGGCAGTTCTAGTTGCTGTGCAAGAGTTCGAGCGGTAACAACGCCAATGCGGGTGCCCGTAAAGCCTCCAGGACCGC
The sequence above is a segment of the Synechococcus elongatus PCC 11801 genome. Coding sequences within it:
- a CDS encoding lysophospholipid acyltransferase family protein; its protein translation is MLERQQTSRSSLLVRRDREPPSSLLLYHLLKWSVVSPLLHLYFRGRIYGAENVPRSGPLIVVSNHASDFDPPIVSNCVRRPVAFMAKEELFRVPVLAQAIRLYGAYPVRRGSSDRKALKAAIAAVESGWAAGIFLDGTRTRDGRIHNPKLGAALVACKTGAPLLPVSLWGTERILRRGSFLPRSVPLTIRIGEPIAPPQSSDREELERVTFTCAAAINALHSLGR
- a CDS encoding YdcF family protein; this encodes MRRLLPITLLLGLGVVWGLNRVAVAQRSPQAIFVLGGDSRREEFAATFAQHYPDLPVWISSGTNREYAEWVFSQAGIPLSRLRLDYQATDTLSNFTSLADRFQQQGIQHVYLVTSDYHMRRALVIANIVFASRGITVEPVAVPSNSASESWRKAVRDGGRAIIWVLLGPEAELWLGKAWQQVLATQAV
- the tsaB gene encoding tRNA (adenosine(37)-N6)-threonylcarbamoyltransferase complex dimerization subunit type 1 TsaB; translated protein: MLGLAIHTSTPTLGLAISTSSDLPFGQTWDVGRDTAAVLLPRLQEFITPRAWTELNFLAVACGPGGFTGTRIGVVTARTLAQQLELPLFGLSTLAGLAAAQWRQTGQPQPIAVSMDAQRGQLIGALYDCQDGIPIALETEQVYEPESWAQKLADWQLTDCRADETIATTVTDLLAIAERQWQRGNRPDWSAALPYYGQHPVSVAAG